A stretch of DNA from Acanthochromis polyacanthus isolate Apoly-LR-REF ecotype Palm Island chromosome 21, KAUST_Apoly_ChrSc, whole genome shotgun sequence:
AGAGATCTTACCCAGGCAGTGGTTTGTTAGTTAGGGTTCCACCATTCCAGTTTTGGAAACTATTCTTTACCAACTGCTGTGCTTGAATGCAATTGTTTTTTAAtggtttgttattttttccattgtgtTTGTAGTGGGTGGTGCAGTGGCACCAGTCCAAATGAGTTCATCCCCGATAGGTTCTCTGTCAGACAGTGCTAGCAAAGCCATGTGTCCTCCCTGTGCATCACCTCTTTCCCCCAGTACTGGTGAGTGTTAATTATCTGTCTTATTTTCCTCCCTTGTGTGTAAAATCCCTACGGAGTTATTGCCGTGTTTCAAACATCATGATTTGTTGTATTTCAGAGATGTCCCAGTGTAAGGAATCGCCTCCTCCTCAGTCTCCCACTGTCCCTGATATTCCACGTAAGTTACCATGTGTTTTGAAgcctttatttatattttatctaCAATTCCCTGaacaaaatgtcatgttttgtggAGATGCAGCTGGAATATCCTTTGTATTTGTTCTTCAGAAGGCGTAAATGACTACATTCAGGAAGCCAAAGCCCACATGAGTCAAGTCTGCCAGGATATGGAAACGGGTATCAGCCTGACCTCGCATTACGTAGATGTACAAGTGAGCCAAAGAGAGGTTCTTCGTTCtggcaaaaacacaaacaagtgcCTGGAAAAGGAGCTGGTTATCATGGGAGATACAGATCGGCAAAAAAGCTTGCTGGGACAGAGTCAGGTAAGAGTGTCTATGGAACGAGCTGCAGACTGATCATACTGAGATAGGTCATTTGAATGAGAGGTTGTGAAGTTTGAAAGAACACGTGATGAAACTAGTGCTATGAGTTTTATTGGACAACTTAAAATTAGCCCTCTGAACCCCACAACCCATGACTGTGAAAGATACATTGTCTTTATCCGAgccagaaatgataaaaacagaaggaatcatcacattttcagCTGTGAGAGTGTCTTTAAACTAATCATCGGTGACGTGCTGTATACTTaaccaaattaaagctgaaaattctgatgttttatcaaaatcactttatactTCATGTCTCAATTAATTATttgccctaatgaggattaagcagccTATAGATAATAGAttgctggatgttttttttttttgttattattatttatgaccTGAAACAATAGAGATGCAAGACTttgtgttgcagtgaaaaattagcctactgtgagtaaaaatgttGCAGAAGCTAAAAGTacacagaaactgcttggagttgaGAGGgttaaataacaacaacaaaaacaatattcaTCGATTATGTTTTTTGTACACCACCAAATTTCATATCATTTACAAATTTAATACTATgcatctgtttgtttatttggcTTGTGAAACTCATGAGTGCTATATTTTATCCTTCTGCACTCAGATCTTTGGAGGCTCAAATGACAAAGCCAAACGCTACATTTTGCTACTTGGCAACGCTGGCATGGGAAAAACTACTCTGATTAAGAAGCTGTGTCTTGACTGGTCCAAAGACTGTATCCCGCAGTTTGATTTTGTCTTCTTATTGGACGGCAAACAACTCTCTTTAACGGAGCCCACCTTCAGCCTTCAGACACTCCTACTCAACCTGTCCTCCTATGCTCCTTCCTGCATGGACCCAGAGGCAGTGTTCGCTCAAATCCTTGCAGCCCCTAAACGTGTCCTCATCATTTTTGACGGGTTTAATGAGTTGCGAGACTATGAAATGCTACTCCAGACTCAAGAAAAAGACTTGGTGACATCCCTGCTGAAAGATAATAAGGCACAGACCTTCACAGTAAAGCAGTTATACTCTGCCATCCTTCAGAGGGTTCTCCTTCCAGGCTGCACTCTTCTACTCTCCACCCGCCCCAGAGGCTCTGGCCTCCAGGTACTTCGGCGCACAGACAGTCTCCTGGAGATGTGTGGCTTCACTTCAACAAATGTAGAGACATATCTGACCCAGTACTTCACTGATCCTGCCCTCAGAACATCTGCTCTGGACTGTTTGAAAAGCAGCAGCTACCTCCATCTCCTGTGCTGGAACCCTGGTCTGTGTCGGCTGATGTGCTTGGTTTTGGAACAGTGTGCAAGTTTGGAGGTCCTACCAAGAACTTTAACTGGGCTCTGTCATCAAGtgctttgtctgaaaatggaaaaagagaggaagaaCCCATGTGCTGAagctcaaacacaaacaccagaGCAACCCGTACAAGATGAGACCCAAATCTTAAATAGCTGTCAAGTGAAGAAGTGTGACGGAAGCAATCAGAAAAAGTccagaaaacagcagcacactTCCTCTGGCAGCCGAAGATCAATGAGGACAAAAAAGACCCAGGTAGACGAAATGGATGAGGAGATGAAGAATGATGTTGAGGGAGTAGATAGAACACAAGAAGGAGAGTTGCTGTCCCAGCTGAGTTCTTTGGCCTGGGAAGGGGTCAAATCAAACTCTTCCATCCTTCCAACAGGACGAGCTGTGCCCAGTAAACTCAAGGCATTTGGCCTTAGGATGGGACTCGTTCTCTCGCATCACCTCAAGAAAAGGCCATTAGTCTCAAATGGTGAGAatgagggaggaggaagaggagacaaACATGAGATGGGAGAAGTAAAGGAAAACAGTGGGAGGACAGACactgatgttgatgatgacCTCATTCTGTTGTGGGCGAACCCTTTTCTTCAGAGTTACATGGCAGCGGTCCATTTGTCTTTGTCAAGGTAACAATAAACAATTTACTGATTCTTTTGAAAACAATTGGCTACCATgaccaataaaaaaataaaatgtggcaGACAGGCCTTGATGCAGATTAAAATTACTTTCAGCTGTCATAATATCTGCTCTCTGTAGTGTGttgtttgattaaaaatgaaagagtACTGTTTCACTTTCAATCCACTGGCATCTCTGCAATTCCCTGACCCACTCTCACTTTCTGTTTCCTAGAACTGTGACAGAGCGGACCTTTCTCCAGACCCTCCCTTTCCAGTCAGGTGGTAAGGGCCGGCGGCGGCCTCAAAGGGAGGAGCTCGAGCTCACTCAGCGATTTGTCGTCGGCCTCCTGTtccacaacaggacagaactGCAGAAGCTTCACTTACACTCAGAGAGAACCCTCAAAGATGTGGTGGTCACCAAGCAGGCTTCAGTAATGAAACACCTGGAAGGTCTCTCCTACAGTGACCTGAGCTCCTCCCAGGTTCTAGAGGCCTGCCATTGTGTTTATGAAGCAAGTCACACGAGTGATGAAAGTAGCAGAAACACTGGCAACACACGACTGTTGACTCACCTGGCAGTGAATCTTCCGGAGTTCTTGACATTTCAGGGAGTTCCACTTAGTCCGCCAGATGTGTTCACGGTACAAAACGCTGTTAAACGAGGTGGAACTGAAGGTAGAAGCTTCTGTTTGGATCTGGAGGACTCTGGGATACAGATCTGTGGACTCAGAGCTCTGGTGGGCctcaacaacatcaacacataCAGGTAGTGTATTCTAAAAGCTGTTTTATGTATGTTGTGTTTGCCAAACCCCTCCCCCAAACAGCAATCATCCAATCACAGCATGTCATTCCTATTAAGGTGTGTCTGCAGACCTAATAGACAAAGCCATGGAATAGACTAGCCACTTGACTGACATTCATAACATACACTAGTTGGTGcacatttgaatgaaatttctgttcatttgcTCACCATCAGACTGGTAAAATACgattcaaaaaatatatatattaaatatcaCACTATATAAAGtatatacattttaatcattttaaagtaatagaaataaaaagcaatatATCAACGGTTAAAATAGTGTATCAGcagtttgaaaacagaactgacTGCCTTGTGGAAAAGATTAACATATGATAAATGGTGCACATTCAGATTTATGTGCAGCATTTAAGATGTTTAAAGGTCCCACACTGTGTGTCTTTTCAGCAAATTTGGGAAAGTTTCACATATCTCCAATTTTACTGTGACCTTATAACTGGTTTTAGCCCTGTTCTAAATGGGTTGTGTCAGTGTCTGAAGCTTTAAAGGgttatgttgtctttttgtagcCTTTCTAAAACCAAGAACACAGCTAAAAGTGCAAAGAAAGGGCTGAACTGTAAGTTCACCTGTTCTAACATACATTCAGtggcaaattaaaggaaaagccaaCATAAAAAGTCCTTGTAAGGTGCTGGGCCACCATGTGCTGCAAGAACAACTTCAATTTGTCTTGGCACTGGGGTAACATATCTCAGGCACTCGACTGCAGCACCAGTCTTCCAAAAGATtttccctcatttggtgttttgctgATGGTGGTGGAAAATGCTCTGTGGCACATCATTCCAAAAGCtcctaaaaatgtttaatttggtAGGACAAGTGGGGGCAAACTATTCTGCAAAGTGTTTCCCACAGAATAGTAGAGCCACAGAATCCCTTCACTGTAGGAATCAAAGGTTCTggtgttgtcttgtttttggcacCCATTTGTAAGTTTCAGTCGTGAGCATGTCCATTTAGTTTAGTTAGTAGTTACAGAGATTTCCAAGACTGAGGATCACATAATGATAAACACAAGATGAACACTTTGGGGAGGACTATCCTGGATGCTACTAGAGTTTAGCATCAGCTCAACACTGACGTTTCTCACAGTGACTATTTTTATATGACACATGAGGTGGGCACAGGTGTTGCTAATTATTACATTAATTAAGGTTGCATACCTAATTAGAACACAACATTCAATAATGTGATCAGTAATCCTGTGTTTTAACTATTCCATGTGgacatgtttaaaaaagcataaataCAATGCTATGATTAATTCCTCAGATATACAAGAGCGCCTTTCATACCCACGTCTTTTATATAGATCATCTGCTGGAGAAGTTGCTGATATTTTACAAAGAACCTGCAGCTTTAGTTTTGAGTGCATATTTATATGGATGTATTTATGGAAACTGGAGCTGGACATTAAAAAGTCAACCAAAGACAGTGTTTTCGTCCAATTAGTGGAGCTAACATTACACTATTTGGAAGTCATTGGCAAAACTGCAAAGCctgcttttgtgttttggtcTCCATCAACATTCTACATCATGCAGTGATACCAATGTATAAAAGCAACCCTCTTTGTGTGCCTTGTAGAGCATGCATTGCTGACGTCGTTGCCCTCTGGGAGCAGCTGGAGCAGGCTGGTGAAACGGAGCTCCTACAAGGCGCAGTGTCCACGTTTAAGATCCATCCTCTGAAAGCCACACAGGTGTGTCACATTGAGCACCTGGAAAAGCTGGTGAAGATACACGTGCAGAAGAGGCTCTCAGACAggtaatgcacacacacacacacacacatacacaaatgcaTTCAGATATACTTTACTACATACTAGTGTTAGCTTTAGCTATCTGGTTATTAAAATGCATGTTCTGCTCAACTGCAGTTCCAGCCAATCAGAGTCTATCCTGGCAGAGGGGGTGCCTGCCGTCAAAGAGCTGCACAAGCTGGAATTTGAGTGAGTAGCTCTGGCATTTAGTGACAATGATAAAGACAGTGACAAttatgacgatgatgatgacgatgatgataaCGATGATGATGACATTGTCTTTTCCTCTAGGCTCGGTCCAGAGAGGGGTCCCCTGGCTCTTCCTAAGCTATGGGAGCTCCTGCCAGGGCTACCCAACCTACAGCACTTGGAGTAAGTATATGCATCTTTATTCCTGGTTGTCTCTTATTGCATTATATTCTGTGTTTATGAGACTGCATGTGCTTCTAGTATCTGACCGCTTCTCTGTATGTTCTCTTTCAGTCTAGAGGACTGTAAGATCGGGGACAAAGAAGCAGAGAACCTGGCTAATGCATTAGCTTCCCTCTGTTCCCTGGAGAAACTAAAGTGAGTGCATGCTGACCCCTTTTTGTTACTTTCTTCAGTCTGAAAAGCAAACTATTTGAACTCACAGCACAAAAAAGCCATATATTTGGTAAAGTAGCATCATCTTATAAGTTTGTATTTCCTCCTTCTGGTTTCTAGTCTGTCACAGAACTGCGTAGGAGACCAAGGCGTCAAGAAACTGACAGCCACACTGAAGGATCTGCCCAAACTGCACTGTTTAAGGTATagaatgtgcacacacacacatgtacacccCTGCACAACACCACCCAAAAAAAGGCACATACTGTAAACCCACATAATTTCacttccctctccctctctttgttttttctagTCTTTACAGCAATGTGATTTCTGATGAAGGGGCAGAGAGTTTAGCAGCTGCCCTCCCACACATGGCCTCCCTCACTGATCTTGAGTAAgagaacatatttttttattgcatctGTGTATacttatgtgtgtttgtttgacaCAATGTGGAAAACCTGTTGTGATTTTATTCGTGTCCCAGCACAAAACACAACTGTTGATGAAACATGCATTTAATATACACATAGGCTACACGTTTTATATATTTGAAAAGGAATCAAACGAAATGCGATTTTGAGCACACgacaacaaaaatctgaaccATGAACATCAGCAAGAGAAACATTTTATGAAGGAAGATTTTAATTTACAGTTGATGTATTGTTCCATAGTCCTTGATATGCTGGATATGTTTGGACTTCAGTAGAGATGCAGTGAAAACCCATCTGAAGTTATTCTATCTCGATTCTGTCTGGCAGTGTGAGTTACAACAAGCTAACAGATGCTGGAGTGGAGAGTTTGGGAGCCAGTTTGAGAAACTGCAATGAAATGAAGACTTTGAGGTGCGCTTTCATGTCATGGTACTTCATATTATATCTTTTTTCCAgttgtgtgttcttttttcttACCTTGTTTTGTGTCATCTCATTGCAGGATGTGGAACCAGTGTATTCCATACGGAGTTTATGAGAGGCTTCAGCATCAGGACAGTCGGATTAAATTGAATTAGAATACCATAAAACCTCTTTTCTGCATGCTTATGAACTTATTTTAGCATGTATCCCAAGCATACTGGATGCGTTTACACCACACAATGCATTTTCCAAAACATGTATGCATATGAGAAACTGACAATCAGGGAGTATTAAGATTGcactacaacaaaaaaaagcttatttgCAGCTTTATCTGTTTCTGAGACTGTAATTGATACATGTGCAGCAAACTATATTTCATCTATGCCTAGGTGTGTGGGGGCACTTTGTACAAATTCAATCAGCAAATTTGCACcatttgtttaatgtttaaGCACAATCTGTTCCTGTTGTACATAGATATCTGTTATTACCTGAAAGGTCCTTTATTCTGTATTCAAATTCTTTGGaacaaaaacagtattttttgtttgcactttcTGTGTCTGTAAACTACATATGTTTGTCTATTTTCTTGAGTTCATCAGTTTAATAAAAACTCCATTTCACTTCCttctctgcaggtttctgtTCTTTATTTTGATGCAAACTGACCTTTACCACTACCTTGGTGTCTGTAACTGTGTAGTTTAACGTTACTCCTATGCAtctttgtaaaacaaaaaaatacattttatatggAAAGTTCATGAATCGTTCGGAGAATggaattacaaaaataaacaaaaaaagcactcagagagcgcagtacccCACCAAGGCTGTACATTCCTcaatatggcattgtcagaaatgcagtattttttttgtagaaatgcaacatttgttcat
This window harbors:
- the ciita gene encoding MHC class II transactivator isoform X2 — its product is MQEVDHFPFNPSEFGDLPDDLTEYLNIDFLDTEKLFDDPWLNCADDYCSDIQKAAEVPSQESQPQRNQQTDKQTKNSRKRKRVPQPLCTTENTKRKRPKVAGQPKTKEVQAEPTSVIPETDVGSAPNPTDSLSGLSTTPPPRIVHLYPSNSAPPFPIQIITIPDAAGYQVVQLSPPPPVIRLPLSNTATAPTYIFVPATSPPCKRRLPPLSPVGGAVAPVQMSSSPIGSLSDSASKAMCPPCASPLSPSTEMSQCKESPPPQSPTVPDIPQGVNDYIQEAKAHMSQVCQDMETGISLTSHYVDVQVSQREVLRSGKNTNKCLEKELVIMGDTDRQKSLLGQSQIFGGSNDKAKRYILLLGNAGMGKTTLIKKLCLDWSKDCIPQFDFVFLLDGKQLSLTEPTFSLQTLLLNLSSYAPSCMDPEAVFAQILAAPKRVLIIFDGFNELRDYEMLLQTQEKDLVTSLLKDNKAQTFTVKQLYSAILQRVLLPGCTLLLSTRPRGSGLQVLRRTDSLLEMCGFTSTNVETYLTQYFTDPALRTSALDCLKSSSYLHLLCWNPGLCRLMCLVLEQCASLEVLPRTLTGLCHQVLCLKMEKERKNPCAEAQTQTPEQPVQDETQILNSCQVKKCDGSNQKKSRKQQHTSSGSRRSMRTKKTQVDEMDEEMKNDVEGVDRTQEGELLSQLSSLAWEGVKSNSSILPTGRAVPSKLKAFGLRMGLVLSHHLKKRPLVSNGENEGGGRGDKHEMGEVKENSGRTDTDVDDDLILLWANPFLQSYMAAVHLSLSRTVTERTFLQTLPFQSGGKGRRRPQREELELTQRFVVGLLFHNRTELQKLHLHSERTLKDVVVTKQASVMKHLEGLSYSDLSSSQVLEACHCVYEASHTSDESSRNTGNTRLLTHLAVNLPEFLTFQGVPLSPPDVFTVQNAVKRGGTEGRSFCLDLEDSGIQICGLRALVGLNNINTYRACIADVVALWEQLEQAGETELLQGAVSTFKIHPLKATQVCHIEHLEKLVKIHVQKRLSDSSSQSESILAEGVPAVKELHKLEFELGPERGPLALPKLWELLPGLPNLQHLDLEDCKIGDKEAENLANALASLCSLEKLNLSQNCVGDQGVKKLTATLKDLPKLHCLSLYSNVISDEGAESLAAALPHMASLTDLDVSYNKLTDAGVESLGASLRNCNEMKTLRMWNQCIPYGVYERLQHQDSRIKLN
- the ciita gene encoding MHC class II transactivator isoform X1 — protein: MTQFEEVLDKVRLVLTMSSPAEVQDLLGALVEEGIISEAYSKSLSLHRLTDGIAADSACTPGCDFQGPNSYLHLNQEDHSLVSKCGSTFETVLSMDEQNSTEYNPQINHLHEYQIIHSNIQELMDKHYLNQTLLSTTAISDYNCTLTLSDEEAELLRSAELMQKPESDNERILEGILEDGEEWLGQVDEAARRIAVPLWQHWDRGGRMLSALVPCITGCSTSENKSTESAAQCFASDMDGETELAAALRAIDECAGTFPDGFPLDAEGASVAPQGLHFSQLSNWETSDDSDIFGAAGSSSSVKACAATDANNNITDKLEGHLDAYWSAERATNAADDLFSLTEDAQYNANSGLTQDTSTHFLSSCTPEETQTIRQDYSLYLNTDCCMAVGVTDELENASTTGFGATTCSGDGITDIHEKMDSHWDARMQEVDHFPFNPSEFGDLPDDLTEYLNIDFLDTEKLFDDPWLNCADDYCSDIQKAAEVPSQESQPQRNQQTDKQTKNSRKRKRVPQPLCTTENTKRKRPKVAGQPKTKEVQAEPTSVIPETDVGSAPNPTDSLSGLSTTPPPRIVHLYPSNSAPPFPIQIITIPDAAGYQVVQLSPPPPVIRLPLSNTATAPTYIFVPATSPPCKRRLPPLSPVGGAVAPVQMSSSPIGSLSDSASKAMCPPCASPLSPSTEMSQCKESPPPQSPTVPDIPQGVNDYIQEAKAHMSQVCQDMETGISLTSHYVDVQVSQREVLRSGKNTNKCLEKELVIMGDTDRQKSLLGQSQIFGGSNDKAKRYILLLGNAGMGKTTLIKKLCLDWSKDCIPQFDFVFLLDGKQLSLTEPTFSLQTLLLNLSSYAPSCMDPEAVFAQILAAPKRVLIIFDGFNELRDYEMLLQTQEKDLVTSLLKDNKAQTFTVKQLYSAILQRVLLPGCTLLLSTRPRGSGLQVLRRTDSLLEMCGFTSTNVETYLTQYFTDPALRTSALDCLKSSSYLHLLCWNPGLCRLMCLVLEQCASLEVLPRTLTGLCHQVLCLKMEKERKNPCAEAQTQTPEQPVQDETQILNSCQVKKCDGSNQKKSRKQQHTSSGSRRSMRTKKTQVDEMDEEMKNDVEGVDRTQEGELLSQLSSLAWEGVKSNSSILPTGRAVPSKLKAFGLRMGLVLSHHLKKRPLVSNGENEGGGRGDKHEMGEVKENSGRTDTDVDDDLILLWANPFLQSYMAAVHLSLSRTVTERTFLQTLPFQSGGKGRRRPQREELELTQRFVVGLLFHNRTELQKLHLHSERTLKDVVVTKQASVMKHLEGLSYSDLSSSQVLEACHCVYEASHTSDESSRNTGNTRLLTHLAVNLPEFLTFQGVPLSPPDVFTVQNAVKRGGTEGRSFCLDLEDSGIQICGLRALVGLNNINTYRACIADVVALWEQLEQAGETELLQGAVSTFKIHPLKATQVCHIEHLEKLVKIHVQKRLSDSSSQSESILAEGVPAVKELHKLEFELGPERGPLALPKLWELLPGLPNLQHLDLEDCKIGDKEAENLANALASLCSLEKLNLSQNCVGDQGVKKLTATLKDLPKLHCLSLYSNVISDEGAESLAAALPHMASLTDLDVSYNKLTDAGVESLGASLRNCNEMKTLRMWNQCIPYGVYERLQHQDSRIKLN